One genomic segment of Stigmatopora argus isolate UIUO_Sarg chromosome 1, RoL_Sarg_1.0, whole genome shotgun sequence includes these proteins:
- the LOC144078998 gene encoding voltage-dependent L-type calcium channel subunit alpha-1D-like isoform X1, giving the protein MQHNHKSTARNGYANAVDGEDGGGEEEEGGEEDGGGGEGEERVGGDWDEELEGEDEGVRMTRTDTLHSTTSSTGTQRRRGQHAKKQVQGTNQVQRAPRALFCLKLNNPIRRAAVSIVEWKPFDIFILLAIFANCVALGVSKPFPEDDSNSTNHDLEQVEYVFLIIFTIETFLKILAYGLVMHPSSYIRNGWNLLDFVIVIVGLFSVVLETMTHKSGEQASTHHVPGKPGGLDVKALRAFRVLRPLRLVSGVPSLQIVLNSIMKAMVPLLHIALLVLFVIIIYAIIGLELFIGRMHRTCYYTESDTYVEDDPVPCAFAGHGRQCSVNGSECRGRWDGPNGGITNFDNFFFAMLTVFQCITMEGWTDVLYWMNDAIGFELPWVYFVSLVIFGSFFVLNLVLGVLSGEFSKEREKAKARGDFQKLREKQQMEEDLCGYMDWITQAEDMDDLDEDGNPRPSLGDLSDKKRGKFGWFSHSNETHASLPASETASENTENIDEEHTNCCQVCCARMMKISCCRTLRRWNRVCRRNCRTAVKSVIFYWLVLLLVFLNTSLSASEHYNQPDWLTQVQDIANKVLLSLFTVEMLLKMYSLGLAHYFVAFFNRFDCFVVCGGIMETILVELEIMPPLGISVLRCVRLLRIFKVTRHWTALSNLVASLLNSMKSIASLLLLLFLFLIIFALLGMQLFGGKFNFDETQTKRSTFDAFPQALLTCFQILTGEDWNVVMYDGIMAYGGPVFPGMIVCIYFVILFICGNYILLNVFLAIAVDNLAGGDGDDKAPEKKPEDAEGEGAEEDKEVKVDIDEDTEYEEEEELPEGEDDAGVQLKMADLAPPKEKILPIPEGSAFFCLSKTNPIRVACHTLIHHHIFTNLILVFIILSSCSLAAEDPIRAHSFRNNVLGYADYAFTSIFTVEILFKVTVHGAFLHQGSFCRNWFNLLDLLVVSVSLVSFFLHSSAISVVKILRVLRVLRPLRAINRAKGLKHVVQCVFVAIRTIGNIMIVTTLLQFMFACIGVQLFKGKFYRCTDEAKHTPEQCKGTFVVYKDGDVNHPMVRERIWHNSDFNFDNVLSGMMALFTVSTFEGWPALLYKAIDANGENTGPIYNYRVEISIFFIVYIIIIAFFMMNIFVGFVIITFREQGEQEYKNCELDKNQRQCVEYALKAQPLKLYIPKNPVQYKFWSIINSTAFEYVMFVLILLNTVTLAIQHYEQSKTFSYIMDILNMVFTGLFTVEMLLKLLALRLRHYFVDAWNSFDALIVVGSVVDIVVTEFSSGEDSSRVSITFFRLFRVMRLVKLLSKGEGIRTLLWTFIKSLQALPYVALLIAMIFFIYAVIGMQTFGKIAMQDHTQINRNNNFQTFPQAVLLLFRCATGEAWQEIMLASLPGKRCDPESDCEPGEEFTCGSNFAIVYFISFFMLCAFLIINLFVAVIMDNFDYLTRDWSILGPHHLDEFKRIWSEYDAEAKGRIKHLDVVALLRRIQPPLGFGKLCPHRVACKRLVAMNMPLNSDGMVTFNATLFALVRTALKIKTEGTAVANKTFQSSHWHLPSLLLLGNPDQENEELRGIIKKIWKRMKPKLLDEVIPPHEEEEVTVGKFYATFLIQDYFRKFRKRKERGGLSVETDATNPSAVQLCKAGLKTLQDLGPEMRLALNEDLEEEEEEEEEDETMKEEEEMDTVSAHKDRRGSIVPVGPGGVDGGVVNGGLIHRVGSLGKMSNGREYDSHGLRQDNLRSSLNHHHRRPSVRNGLVEHAPKRPSHYKHGRDRHWRNGDMDMSRESRYYTREDDADSLTSAERYYPDDPSYYDGHAPYSPYGNDYSEAKRTTRRRLLPATPTGRKPSFNIQCLRRQGSSDDLPMPGTYHPNSPPRRGHAQTYTNYDCPPPSSRSTAASSTSWANPCPRRGRLLYAPLILVEEEGSPAWGRGGEVRQGGGRGGGLEDKLAGAGGGVSVTGASPTPAWYGGQAAPPPYRAYTTLRVPSQLGAPFGEKRGSADSLVEAVLISEGLGLYARDPKFVAFAKREIADACHMTVDEMESAASDLLGSASHEFLDTAAVDTAALYSDEEPIRAGREEEELADEMSCVTSF; this is encoded by the exons GCACGGCACGTAACGGCTACGCCAATGCTGTGGATGGTGAAGATGGCGgcggtgaggaggaggagggcggAGAGGAGGACGGAGGAGGAGGTGAGGGAGAGGAGAGAGTCGGCGGGGACTGGGACGAGGAGTTGGAAGGTGAGGACGAGGGAGTGCGGATGACCAGGACGGACACTCTCCACTCCACCACCAGTTCCACCGGGACGCAACGTAGGAGAGGTCAACACGCGAAAAAACAA GTCCAGGGCACAAATCAAGTCCAGCGAGCGCCCCGGGCATTGTTTTGTCTGAAGCTTAACAATCCCATTAGACGCGCCGCAGTCTCCATCGTTGAGTGGAA AccatttgacattttcattcTGTTAGCCATCTTTGCTAACTGTGTTGCTCTGGGTGTTTCCAAACCATTTCCTGAGGATGACTCCAACTCTACCAACCATGACCTG GAACAAGTGGAGTATGTCTTCCTCATCATCTTCACCATAGAAACGTTCCTGAAGATCCTGGCTTACGGTCTAGTCATGCACCCAAGTTCATACATTCGCAACGGCTGGAACCTTCTGGACTTTGTCATCGTTATTGTCGG GTTGTTTAGCGTCGTCCTGGAAACCATGACGCACAAATCAGGCGAACAAGCGAGCACGCACCACGTGCCGGGCAAACCCGGAGGTCTGGACGTCAAAGCCCTGCGAGCTTTCCGGGTCTTGAGGCCTCTCCGACTGGTTTCAGGCGTTCCCA GTCTACAGATTGTGCTCAACTCCATCATGAAGGCCATGGTTCCCCTGCTTCACATTGCTCTGCTCGTCCTCTTCGTCATCATTATCTACGCCATCATCGGTTTGGAGCTCTTTATCGGACGCATGCACAGAACTTGCTATTACACAGAAAGTG ACACCTATGTGGAGGATGACCCAGTGCCGTGTGCCTTTGCGGGTCACGGCCGCCAGTGCTCGGTGAACGGCTCCGAGTGTCGTGGGAGGTGGGATGGACCCAATGGAGGCATCACCAACTTTGACAACTTCTTCTTTGCTATGCTGACGGTATTCCAGTGCATCACCATGGAGGGCTGGACCGACGTCCTCTACTGG ATGAACGATGCAATCGGCTTTGAGCTGCCGTGGGTCTATTTTGTTAGTCTGGTCATCTTTGGCTCTTTCTTCGTTCTCAATCTGGTTCTTGGTGTCCTCAGTGG AGAGTTTAGCAAAGAGAGGGAGAAAGCAAAGGCTCGTGGAGACTTCCAAAAGCTCCGGGAGAAGCAACAGATGGAGGAGGATCTGTGCGGATACATGGACTGGATCACTCAGGCTGAAGACATGGATGACCTGGATGAGGATGGAAACCCCC gtccATCTCTGGGTGATCTGTCAGATAAGAAGAGAGGGAAGTTTGGGTGGTTCAGTCACTCGAATGAAACGCACG CAAGTCTTCCCGCGAGTGAAACAGCATCTGAGAACACGGAGAACATCGATGAAGAACACACCAACTGCTGCCAGGTCTGCTG TGCTCGCATGATGAAGATCAGCTGCTG TCGAACTTTGCGGCGCTGGAACCGTGTCTGTCGCAGGAACTGTCGCACTGCCGTTAAATCGGTGATATTCTATTGGTTGGTCCTGTTGCTTGTCTTCCTCAACACGTCCCTCAGCGCGTCCGAGCACTACAACCAACCTGACTGGCTGACGCAGGTGCAGG ATATCGCAAACAAGGTGCTGTTGTCACTGTTCACGGTTGAGATGCTGCTGAAGATGTACAGCTTGGGCCTGGCGCATTACTTTGTGGCGTTCTTCAACCGCTTCGACTGCTTCGTGGTGTGCGGCGGCATCATGGAGACCATTCTGGTGGAGCTGGAAATCATGCCGCCCCTGGGAATCTCGGTGCTACGCTGCGTTCGCCTGCTCCGAATCTTTAAGGTCACGCG CCACTGGACGGCTTTGTCCAACCTGGTGGCGTCTCTGCTCAACTCCATGAAGTCCATTGCCTCGCTATTGCTGCTTCTCTTCCTTTTCTTGATCATCTTCGCTCTCCTGGGCATGCAGCTCTTTGGCGGCAAGTTCAACTTTGACGAGACGCAGACCAAGCGCAGCACCTTCGACGCTTTCCCCCAGGCGCTGCTCACCTGCTTCCAG ATCCTGACAGGCGAGGACTGGAATGTTGTAATGTACGATGGAATCATGGCGTACGGTGGCCCGGTTTTTCCAGGGATGATTGTCTGCATATACTTTGTCATTCTCTTCATTTGCGGAAATT ACATCCTGCTCAACGTCTTCTTGGCCATTGCTGTCGACAATTTGGCTGGAGGCGACGGAGACGACAAGGCACCAGA GAAGAAGCCGGAGGATGCGGAGGGCGAAGGCGCGGAGGAGGACAAGGAAGTGAAG GTGGACATTGACGAGGACACAGAAtacgaggaagaggaagagctCCCGGAAGGCGAAGATG ACGCAGGCGTGCAACTGAAGATGGCTGACCTTGCCCCACCCAAGGAAAAAATTCTGCCCATCCCAGAGGGAAGTGCGTTTTTTTGCCTCAGCAAGACAAACCC CATCCGAGTGGCGTGCCACACTCTGATCCACCACCACATCTTCACCAACCTCATCCTGGTCTTCATCATCCTCAGCTCGTGCTCATTGGCCGCAGAGGATCCCATCAGGGCGCACTCATTCCGGAACAAT GTTCTGGGCTATGCCGATTATGCCTTCACCTCCATCTTCACCGTCGAAATCCTGTTCAAG GTGACGGTCCATGGAGCGTTTCTGCACCAGGGCTCCTTCTGCAGGAACTGGTTCAACTTACTAGATCTGCTTGTTGTCAGCGTCTCACTTGTGTCCTTCTTTCTGCA TTCAAGTGCCATCTCGGTGGTAAAGATCCTGAGGGTCCTCCGTGTGCTCAGACCTCTGAGGGCCATCAACAGAGCCAAAGGCCTCAAA CATGTGGtccagtgtgtgtttgtggctaTCAGGACCATTGGAAACATCATGATTGTCACAACATTGCTCCAGTTCATGTTTGCGTGCATCGGCGTACAACTTTTCAAG GGTAAATTCTATCGTTGTACCGATGAAGCCAAACATACTCCTGAGCAGTGCAA GGGGACATTCGTTGTTTACAAAGATGGAGACGTCAACCATCCGATGGTTCGAGAAAGAATTTGGCACAACAGTGACTTCAATTTTGACAACGTGCTTAGTGGAATGATGGCTCTCTTCACTGTGTCGACCTTTGAAGGCTGGCCAGC GCTGCTCTACAAGGCCATCGACGCCAACGGGGAAAACACGGGTCCTATTTACAACTACCGTGTGGAGATCTCCATCTTCTTTATCGtctacatcatcatcatcgcctTCTTCATGATGAATATCTTTGTGGGTttcgtcatcatcaccttcaggGAGCAGGGCGAGCAAGAGTACAAGAACTGCGAACTGGACAAGAATCAG CGTCAATGCGTCGAGTATGCCCTGAAGGCTCAACCGCTGAAGCTTTACATCCCGAAAAACCCGGTCCAGTACAAGTTCTGGTCCATTATCAACTCCACGGCTTTCGAGTATGTCATGTTTGTGCTCATCCTGCTCAACACCGTCACGCTCGCTATCCAG CACTATGAGCAATCCAAGACCTTCAGTTACATCATGGACATTCTCAATATGGTCTTCACCGGGCTCTTCACTGTGGAGATGTTGCTTAAATTGTTAGCACTCAGACTCAGG CATTACTTTGTGGACGCCTGGAATTCCTTCGACGCTCTCATCGTGGTTGGGAGCGTGGTGGATATTGTAGTGACGGAGTTCAGC AGCGGAGAAGACAGCTCACGAGTGTCCATCACCTTCTTCCGCCTCTTCCGAGTAATGCGATTGGTCAAGCTGCTGAGCAAAGGGGAGGGCATACGGACTCTGTTGTGGACTTTCATCAAGTCGTTGCAG GCTCTTCCGTACGTCGCCCTGCTCATCGCCATGATCTTCTTCATCTACGCCGTCATCGGCATGCAG ACCTTTGGGAAGATAGCCATGCAGGATCACACACAGATCAATAGAAACAACAACTTCCAGACTTTTCCTCAGGctgtcctcctcctcttccg GTGTGCGACAGGTGAGGCGTGGCAGGAGATCATGCTAGCCAGTCTTCCTGGGAAACGTTGCGACCCCGAGTCCGACTGCGAGCCGGGAGAAGAGTTCACCTGTGGAAGCAACTTTGCCATCGTTTACTTTATCAGCTTCTTTATGTTATGCGCCTTCCTG ATCATCAATTTGTTTGTGGCTGTCATCATGGACAACTTTGACTACTTGACGCGTGATTGGTCCATCTTGGGCCCGCATCACCTGGACGAGTTCAAGAGGATTTGGTCCGAATATGATGCAGAGGCCAA GGGTCGTATCAAACATTTGGATGTAGTGGCTCTACTTCGGAGGATACAACCTCCTCTTGGCTTTGGAAAACTGTGTCCTCACAGGGTCGCCTGCAAA CGTCTGGTGGCGATGAACATGCCTCTCAACTCCGACGGCATGGTAACTTTCAACGCCACCCTTTTTGCGCTGGTCCGCACGGCACTGAAGATCAAGACCGAAGGTACCGCCGTAGCAAACAAAACATTCCAGTCGAGTCATTGGCATCTTCCATCTCTGTTATTGCTAGGCAACCCGGATCAGGAGAACGAGGAGCTGAGGGGGATCATCAAAAAGATCTGGAAGAGAATGAAACCAAAACTCCTGGATGAAGTCATCCCACCACATGAGG AGGAAGAAGTGACAGTTGGGAAATTCTACGCCACCTTCCTGATCCAAGATTACTTCCGCAAATTCCGCAAGAGGAAAGAAAGAGGGGGTCTGAGTGTGGAAACCGACGCCACCAACCCGTCAGCTGTACAG CTGTGTAAAGCGGGTCTAAAGACTCTGCAGGATCTCGGTCCAGAGATGCGTCTGGCACTAAATGAAGACctagaggaggaagaggaggaggaagaggaggatgagaccatgaaggaggaggaagag ATGGACACAGTGAGCGCACACAAAGACCGGCGAGGATCCATCGTGCCCGTCGGTCCAGGGGGAGTTGACGGCGGCGTGGTGAACGGTGGTCTAATCCATCGGGTCGGTTCACTCGGCAAAATGTCTAACGGCAGGGAGTACGATTCCCACGGCTTGCGACAAGATAATCTGAGGTCATCCCTCAATCATCATCACCGCCGACCTTCGGTCAGGAACGGCCTGGTGGAGCACGCCCCCAAAAGACCGTCGCATTACAAACATGGACG GGACAGACATTGGAGGAACGGAGACATGGACATGTCCAGAGAGTCACGGTATTACACAAGAGAGGATGATGCAGACAGCCTCACTTCCGCAGAGAG ATATTATCCTGACGATCCTTCGTACTATGATGGCCACGCCCCCTACAGCCCCTACGGTAACGACTACAGCGAGGCTAAGCGGACTACACGGAGGCGTCTCCTTCCGGCCACGCCCACAG GTCGGAAGCCATCTTTTAACATTCAGTGTCTGAGACGTCAGGGCAGCAGTGATGATTTACCTATGCCGGGAACATACCACCCCAATTCCCCTCCACGCCGCGGCCACGCTCAG ACGTACACCAATTACGACTGTCCCCCGCCGTCGAGTCGCTCCACTGCCGCCTCTTCCACGTCCTGGGCCAATCCGTGTCCTCGTCGCGGTCGTCTCCTATACGCTCCTCTCATTCTGGTTGAGGAGGAGGGCAGTCCGGCGTGGGGGCGAGGGGGAGAAGTTAGAcaagggggaggaagaggtggAGGCCTGGAGGACAAGCTAGCAGGAGCGGGAGGAG GTGTCAGCGTGACGGGGGCCTCGCCGACTCCCGCCTGGTATGGCGGCCAAGCAG CCCCGCCTCCTTACAGAGCATACACCACGCTCAGAGTTCCTTCTCAGCTCGGGGCGCCTTTTGGCGAGAAACGAGGCTCCGCCGACAGCCTTGTGGAAGCG GTTCTCATCTCGGAGGGTCTTGGCCTCTATGCACGCGACCCCAAATTTGTGGCATTTGCCAAGCGGGAGATCGCGGACGCATGTCACATGACTGTGGACGAGATGGAATCGGCCGCTAGCGACCTATTGGGTTCGGCGAGCCACGAGTTTCTCGACACTGCCGCCGTGGATACTGCCGCACTATACAGCGACGAGGAGCCCATCAGGGCGGGCCGAGAAGAGGAAGAACTGGCCGATGAGATGAGTTGCGTGACGTCGTTTTGA